The Aedes albopictus strain Foshan chromosome 2, AalbF5, whole genome shotgun sequence region cccccttctcatttcgttctatatgatgccacgatgctctggtcaaattttcagctaaatccgttaacattagggcggtgctaaactcgtttgaagtttgtatggaagtttatatgggaaaacatcgttttttgaagTTTTCTTCTGAGGCGTActtattttccttaaaacacgtaatcgatcctatagaaatatagcctgggatatgccgaaaaactttgtcgaagaccgcaacttgatcagacacttgcgaaaaaagctatagcctagacatTACGGGCCCATTcattgagattttattgctattgttattcctttacatgttaaatgttaagcaccaccaaatggtctgcatgtaatatcttttcttacaagcttcggatgactttgcggtcttcgacaaagtttttcagcacacgCAAGACTATAGTTTTAtataatcggttatgtgttttcagtaaaaatagtgcccctcgtgagaaaaatgctaaaaacggtgttttcccatataaacctccatacaaacttcaaatgagtttagcaccgccttaatgttaacggattttgctgaaaatttgaccagagcatcgtggcgtcatatagaacgaaatgagaagggggcctatcgaactttttgacatgtggtattttgagccacgctactaAACATAAACCACATATTAACAAGATGTAAAACGTTTGATTTCTGCATAAGAAGCATTAGGAAATAATGAAAAAGCTGATATCAAAATACTGAAGTATTTAAAGCTAACTGGATTGTTACAGGAATTGTAGAATAGTTTGATGGAGGCGAATGAATTATTAATAAATTTAaagcataaaaaaaaaaaaaaatcaaatttaccTACATGTTTTATTGCAGGTGAACGATGGACAAGCGACAAAGCGTTTATAGAAATTGAACGTCCAGTGATAGTCAAAGATTCCAATCATTCTATGGGAGGTGTCCAACTCAACGACCAATTGGTACCCATTAAGGTGGCccatacttatatgaaaaacaaaaatttcgaaaaatgccaagtcttacctcttcaatcagttgttttggactcccagaatctacgttcaaaatttgagcaaaatcggttgagcctaagggggcgctcaaaacgcttgaagtttgtatgggaaaacttggctaaatgtatgcagaaatattaagttttcgaattttgccgctaggtgtcgctgtaagcgttcaataatcaaaccctttgatattattgtaggtgactatatgccaaacaactttgtcgaagaccacaaagtgatccaacgtctgtgaaaaaagttataccctaggaaaagtgaggataaactttattattatttttccaatacctacatgtaaaggaataatcaataatgaaatctcaatactttgcctcactttgcctaggccctagggtataacttttttcacagccgtcggatcacttcgcggtcttcgacaaagttctctggcatatagtcacctacaataataccaaagggtttgattattgtacgcttacagcgccacctagtggcaaaattcgaaaacttaaaatttctgcatacatttggccaagttttcccatacaaacttcaagcgttttgagcgcccccttaggctcaaccgattttgctcaaattttgaacgtagcttctgggagtccaaaacaactgatttaggaggtaagacttggtatttttcgaaatttttgtttttcatataagtgtgggccaccctagtaccCATTTAACGAACTGATATCGGTACCAATAAATATATATTTACTATCTTCGTATATTTAAACACCCTTTGGACGTCTATGTAGTGAATGCATGGCTACTATATTGCAGGCCCGGATTTGAGGGGGGCattgggggcaagtgccccgggccccccggtaAATGGGGCCCCCAAGAATCCAATAAACCATATAAAATGCACTTCAATAGACATTTATATTTTATGAAtgtctacccgagcaggaatgaataactgacacataacttcaGCATACCATAGttagatatcataccaagaccaggtattggtcggttatccaggtattgaaaataacatattttggtattttgtaggtgttGATAAAATACttcaatgagttattggtttggtgttaaggactgcgtaaggtattattcaattgtggaaaatcgctatttgtatggaaaaatcgccgattattatttaggtattgcaatacctgatgttattattcacgcattatgcacagaatacaccctAGTTATTAttctaggtattttacctcttataaaagacacggacaacgtcttcagcattcgactgtacagactgttttaaacataacattagacaacggacaacggagcatgcaccagtggaaacggggaagaaactattctcacgtaaagtttcaacgcccgaagcgggaatcgaaccctcaccccatagcatggtgcgattataagcttggtgaccctaaccgcacggctacgaggctccactatgcagggcttcttaattcCTAATCTTAATTTTGGTACCTAAACGCAACTTTCTCGAAAACTCTTGGAAGTTCTTATATATAATTTAGCAGGAACACTTTTGCAGGACTTAAAACTGCTACACGAAGGCATCTCTAAACTGAGTACGTTAAAGATAATATTTTGAGAGTAACTTAAACAATACTTTTATATCTCTagagatttaattttttttcttgtagttTTACAAGTCAATCAATTATGTCTATAGATCATAAGATTATATCGTGAAAATAACTGCTTTAATACATAATACCCGTGTTAATGCCCATCTGCAtcagtttgctgaagacagattttattattagaaaaaaaaacaggtatgaTATAGAGATGTTTGGGAATTTGGGGCAGTTTCGGAAACCTACGGTCCAATAACATTTCGCAACAGCGATTCAATATAAGTATAACGCATCTTCAAAGTTTATGATTTCTATaccaaattcgtcaaaaaatctaaaaaaaaaatacgaataataaaaacatttgaaaaagttaagagtggtttgtttctttaaaattttgattTAGGGGGCCCACttgatagggtttgccccgggcccaccgaagcctaaatccggcactgctatATTGTCGTCACTGCTCCCAAAGAGCGAAGAAAACACACATGACCTTATTGGAATTTCGGATGGACGTTTTAAGAATGTTTTTTTCTCTAAAAACCATAGTTCATTTAAATGTTGGTATTACAGGTTGGgacaaagacacggacacgttcaatgcttccagtgagctaattgctctttgaaggaagcacgacactagacaacggactagcatgcaacgcccagtggcacagccgaaaacttttcctgacagctgcggcgggaatcgaacccgcgctccttagcacgatgcgactaaaggcttggtgaccttagccgcacgaccacgaagccacacttaAACAATacacattgatttgacccttgttTATGTTTGTTGATTttcgtcctaccgctcgtgttgtgtgtaagaagtAACGGTAacgcatgaatgtaacaaagcaagctgacacccgactgcggcaccgaaatgaaggtagtgaaaagtatagatagtagagtaaacatagatccgctaagatgaatccgttgtatccaaacgaactgtcaaaatctgtatccaaacgagcatgacgtcacgatttagacaacatcaatggaacgcatgacgtcatattcaatcgtcacacttttgaaaattactacttacacgcttgaaacattttagtcagcggtgtccgcggatctatgtttactctactatctatagtgaaaagtgtcgaatgtttacaagactgcttaCAAATATTGATTATTGCAAGAGTATTGGCTTTTGCATACCTGAGTCttgtatgagccattttacgagacgtttcggatcagctgatcgctcatttcatgaatgaaaatttgacaggaggttgtgcccaagcccgtgagtgttaatatcaatatcaacactgttgtcgtttcgtaaaatagactattcaacAGCGTTTCTTTATTTACTCAAGTATAGCTGCTGAGCTAGTAGCAAAGTTGATATttattaacgttgaacaattcgtcgtcggcgtcggtggtgtagtggtaagcgtggttgcctctcaccccagtcggtcggggttcaattgtcctcaggtgtggtggctagACCAAGCCGACGTAAAACAACTGGCGCCgcacggtgctagttggccagaaaaaaaaagaagatgaagaagaacaattcgtcattgaaatcatcgtcatcatcaaacattggaaagcagtttttttcgttcaaaacaaaagtttttgtcatgaaaatgtattcattgtATTCCTGTAACGCATTGTATTCCTTTAATGCAGAAtcgaatgcagtgaatatattttcgtggcaaaagtttttgttttgaacgaagaaTCTGCTTttcattttccgaaaaatgatgacggatggaTGCGTTTCCGtcattcttagcaaactgcagtagaatcacttggcaagatacgggacctcgcaatacaggcgactggcTCCGGCAAAGCTCAACTCCTCAAGGAGGCAGCAACACATTCACTGTCTCGTCttgatgattgctgtcaccgatgcttactaggggaaggacacgcaaggggaatatcactaatcattattcacaccccacactCACATGCATGAAAATTAAGATAAATGAAAACACAATATGTTTATGCAACAAGTTCCAACTTTATTCTGTTGACATGATTgttataaacaaataaaaaaaaatacattgataTCTAAAGTTCAACAAGTATTTCAAAGTCACTAATGGTAAGCTCGTTCCACCCAAAAGGAATCTTGAGCACCCGTTCGTGTTCCAACACTTTTCCCGGCGTTAGACTTCCCTTGTGGTGTCCGCGTCCGATGTAAATCGTTTCGCCCCACATGGTTCGACCGCAAACGACCGCCTTCGCCGGAATAGTACCACTGAACGGAACCCAGGCAACACGTGAATTGCAGAGCGCCTCGTAGGATGTCATTTCGATTTCTCTCCCCTTATGGCTGGTATGGCAGAGCTTCTTGCGTGGAATCACCTTAGCCGGAAGTTGGTTGCCTTGGTACGTGACTCTTCCCACGAAGATAGGCGATCCATCCTTATCGTAGCCAGCCAGAACCGCGCCTCTTGGGACCGAAGAATTTTTATCACTTGGCTGCCAGTCCACTGGAAATGTAAGCATTAGTGTCCACGTCCAGATATAAAAATGATGTTATGTCTGCCTACATGCTTGGATACACCTTGTAGTTGGCAGACTGTTGTCCACCAATATATCGAATTCCCTCAAAACAATTTCTTTGAatagatatggtattttcaagatTTTACTGCATTCCAGAATCTTGCCTGGAGTCAAGCTTCCCTCGTAATAACCACGTCCAAAGTATAATTTCTCGCCATAACGATCCCGTCCGCATTCGATAGCATTTAGTGGATAAACTCCTCGGAAAGGAACCCACGACACATTTGCGTTACACAAGGCTTCGTATTCGGTCATCTCAAATTCCAGCCCCTCGTCGCCCGTGTGGCACATTCGTTTGCTAGGAATAACCTTGGCCGGCAGATGTAGACCAAATCTGTATACTCGACCCAAGTAGATAGATGCTCCATCGCTGTCCTTTCCAGCCAGAAGGGCGCCTGGCGGGACACGTCCGTTGCTTTGGGCTGATACCCAATGTCCTCCGACACTCTGTTTCTGAGCTGAAATAAGTAGGAATAGCAGTCATTTTTTCGGAATTGTAACATGTACGATAAGCTCATACATTCTCTGGAATTAACCAACACTTCATATTTGGGATGGGCATGTTCAACTCCATCAAACCCAATGTACAGACATCCATGACTACTTATAATCTTCCCCGGCGTTACACTTCCATTATGATGGGCTCTTCCAATGTACAGCTCTTCGCCGTATGCTGTTTTACCGCACAGGACTGCTCCCTTCGGAAGGTTTCCATTCTCACATGGAACCCAAGTGAAACCTAGCCCACATAGGACCTAAAATGTATGGGATTTTTTCTCAAGATGATACAATTTGCATAAACTATTTTGACAAATTTACCTCAAAATGCGGCTTGGAAAGTTCCAGGCCATTATAGGTTACATATGCCACTCTACGAAGTGGAATAACTTTGGCCGGAAGCATGTCCCCATAGTGACTGGCACGTCCGACGTATATCGGAGATCCGTCATGATCGGCCCCTGCTCTCACCGCATTCGGCGGTTGGACAGCAGAGTCTGCCGACCATTGGACCCACGTGTGCGCTGAAACGATAGAAATAATTAACTTCAGTTTTGTTCAATTCCGATTTTTTCTGGTGTTTCACTGTGGCCCAGACAAACAAATTAGaacatctggaaaaaaaaatcttaaaaatccatTTCCCAGTTTATTCTATCACTACCTGGTGAAAACGTTCCACGAAACAATGTGTCGTGCAACAACACCAGAAGATGACGCaaatgtgaaacgtcaaacgcgaagAGAAACCACTatggttgtgaaagtcacaaaTGAGAAGatttaaaattatttaaattaaataaaattagaAGATTTAAAAGTTCGTCTGCATGTCTGTGACTGTACTCCACAATATTTCAAGTGCGCTCTCACTGCTGTGACCATGATCATTCTCTCTTGTTCAAGAGAACGAGATACTGCAAGGTCAGAAATACCATCTGTTTTGTGCAAAATCATACTTGATAATATCCTAAGATTCGATCATTTCTGTTcaacaaaaatataaatatagGCAGCAGATGGGTTTCACTAACGCAACCGAATCTATTTTTGTTCGAACCTACGTGGAAGGGGTCATCGAATTTTAAACTAAATTCCTATCAATTACCTCTCATTTAGTTGGCACAACACTCACCTGAGCGAATCGGAAGCTCATCACGATCGATGGGAAATCGTTCCCAAGGTGCACTGTAACTTGTCCGGGTTAGATACATCGGAATCGATAGGGCTTGATTTTTTCACTAGACGCTCCTCGCTAGCACGTTTGGATCCCACACAACGGAAGATGGGACTAAAAGAAAAGACAGGCAACGCTTTGCGAGATACCTATCGTTCAAAAATAAAACTGTGCTGTATGCTtgttagttttcagagaaataatgaaaaaatgacGAAACGCTGGCAGAAAAAACATTGAAGGGGAAAAGATACGACAGAAACTGAATGTATTATTGGTTAAGGCTTTCCCAAAATGACGCGAATGTTTCGCAGCAAAGAAGACAATTCTTCTCCACATTATTAACCCTTGCGATGTAGCACTGCTCATAACAGTTTTGCGTACCATATGGGGTAGCACAGGACAGCATGGTTAACCTAAGGGTGGATCCTCAACTGTCTCAATTCAAAGCGGATAAGCAGAGCCGTAGagtttttaaggtgaatatatgacgaagaaCACCTagagttttcaagagcacaaatctgaagaaccgaatgtcggtttgcgttgAAAAGCTGATCGTCACCACCACCGGGTAACCGACatccggttcttcagatttgtgctcttgaaaactcgAGGTGGGGCTTCGTCGTACTTTCACCTTATTGGTTTATTTTAAATCATGAATAATTTCAGTTTGGCACTACAACATAGtttctccgattgagctgaaatattTCACAGTTGATATGGAGCCAAAATAGAacccaaaaagtatacaggagtggAATTTCTGCACAGCCATGAGCCTCAGGGCCTGCCTCTACTGCGGTGCCCTGCTGGGTTCCACTCTAATAGCACTTGTTTGCATATTTCGTTCCCGCCCTTACGTAGAGTGtgcccgacccacctccacttccgtttccggatttttttatctttattattacactgcgtaacaaaaattaactttttgtctgtctcaagagcaagcttatgtgtctccgaaggattttgggccgctgaaaccgaatctgggctcagatttgctctaacacgtcataattttgagctatacctcaatttatagggcaaaatatgcgattttgggcttttttgactgcaagccattgagcatggacatattttttttaagcaatcaaaaagttaattggtcaattaacatccaaatcaacgactcatgcaaaatattttgttttaccaaatcgaatttgatagttttaagcgatttatgttagggagaatatttcccatacaagtcacccttcaaaagttgcatgcaagttttcatactaacataaaatgctcaaatctatcaaatttgatcaagtaaaacgaaatattttgcatgagtcgttaatttagatgttaattgaccaattaaccttttgattgcttaaaaaaaatatgtccatgcttaatggcttgccgtcaaaaaagcccaaaatcgcatattttgccctataaattgaggtatagctcaaaattgtgacatgttggagcaaatctgagcccggatttggattcagcggccccaatatctttcggagacacataagtttgctcttgagacaaaaaatgttgcactgtgttatttttattatcgagattttcagccagggACCCGAATTTCTATCAGCATTtgttgacatcgacgatggagctgccCGTTGGAGATCCATTTGTGGGGCCACCGTGCACGAATTTATATACCACATGCAGATTGCAGACTATTCTCCACTGACACACATCTGGTTTCACtggcataaggtacaccggggcaagttgaaacgggtggggcaatatgaaatgcgaagttttgaaatagattgcaataaaatttggaaatttatccttcgctaaatgattgtttgaatcaaaactatgtgttatggcgatcaaattgtttatcatcaatagaaaacatcatgttaactcgctgtttcatcgtgccccacccgtttcaacttgccccagtGTACCTTACAGCAGTTTTCacgattgagttgaaaattcggctGTTGGTGCGtcaactaatctgattgtttcttTTATAGGGTCTGAGTGGCATTAGTAATCTCACATTCTCAAATTtaccctattcgaaaacaagcaattacaTCCAAACCTACTACTTAGGTAATGAGTTGGGACTGCCTAAATATaatttttacctaaatagattcctcctctcctcttcttggcgtaacgtcctcactgggacaaagcctgcttctcagcttttaactgagagcttcctctgccaatgaccgttttgcatgtgtatatcgtgtggcaggcacgaagatactctatgcccagggaagtcaaggaaatttcctttacgaaaagatcctggaccgaccgggaatcgaacccgtcaccctcagcatggtcatgctgaatacccgtgcgtttaccgcctcggctatatgggcccctaaatagattcattacctaaatggattggagtacaaggttgcaaagaagcttAAAAAAGGGAGAGCGCGTAGGAGATTTAAATGGGGTCATgcagagtttcagagggtttccaagggagtctcaggaggggaggggattcaggggcgttttcgggtgtTTCGGTGGGTCTCaggtcagaattgtcattcaaatgactagctgggcacgaaacacgagaaaccctgcaaaattccgccagactgaaaaaaatatagaatgtcgggtcaaatttttatcgtatgttggccCACTGTTGGAGTAACATCGAACAACTgctgggtctatgttgggtttggtggccaaaataaaaacaggtcaatgattgGTTTATGTAGGGTTTAACGTCatcaatagtggtttcgcagcgcggcgttacgaacactaatgcaaatctactggttgaaaatatgcccatttgattttgccgggaacagctgatttttgtttactattttcaaccagtaactcaggtagtgttcgtgtaatgtaacgtgtacgtacacgcaacaccactaaaagcagaaaccactatgatagtgaacacaatcaaattccaattAGGTAACGATACCTAAATGTTGGgacctgaactgctgttgtacgcataattgtcccattttatatgggatttccatataacatgggacaattgggcgtagaacggcagtaaatAGATTTCACcttaatggatcctacctaaataaaGGTTTGAGTgtacgacaccgattgattccgttcttttttgttttcatgcgactttgagaacgatacacagtaacatgttgcccagccaattatcgcatacagtcaggtcaccctttttgggtacctggCAACTCTGTGCAATGTCAAGTGCAATTTTTAGTATTGACAaggcaaacttttgataattagtcaatgcaaacgaattcctacactacaATGATGTATGgatgaaatgttcgtaacacccaCAAGCAGTAACTTACTAAATTAGTCAcgaaaaacaatgtaaatttacattacttttacatgaaaaatcgtaaatacaatattttttcgtgattttttaacgaaaattgttgaataactttgaattaCGCAACTTAAACACcataatgtcttcggcaaagttgtagagttcTAACTAAAGGCTGGACTCGAAAATAATGATACACAAAGTGTTCCGCGAGGAGGGAGGTTAGGTATTGTCCTACTCGAGGTCGATTTTCTTTTAGCGAATTACAACAGTTTTGTTCTGCTATAACGTAGCTTTTGCTGCAAATTTAATTACGGATTAGTCTAAGTTCAATTCATTAGTTTAAGCTGTAAGTAAATTAGAAATAGTTCAAATTGCATGATAATGTTTAGTTCAATTTTCACCTTATGGGTTTGTCTAACTTTAACAAGTTTTACTATAACAATGGATATTTTACTGTATGACATCATCTGATCGACACATCCGTCTTCTCATCCGTCACTTTGCCCTGTCATCCTGACAAAGCTGTCAGCGGTCGTTTTGGCCGTCACGGTATCGTAACCAACAGTGCTGCCAGTACCAACACTCTCTCCCCCGTAACACTGGCCACCAGGTCCAGTTTTACCAGCATCTATCTCTAATACCGCCAGCCTAGCCACAGGCCTGCGCACAAGCCCCCTCGCAGTTTGTATCATAGCTTGCCGAATCCTCCCATCTGCCCCCTTGATTGCTTGCACTACTCGACCTCTTGTCCACTCATTCCTTCGTCCATCACCAACTACCAGCACTAACTGTCCTTCAGCTATAGGATCCACCTCGCTACACCACTTCGGTCGCTTAGTCAGCGTGGGTAGGTACTCCCTTATCCACCTTCTCCAGAATACGTCTAGCTGATGCTGCAGCTGATGCCACGACGATCTTAAAGCTTCGGCTGGATCTGTTGCTTCAGCTATCGGCTGCCGGACTCCGCTTGAGTTGCCGAGCAGGAAGTGGTTCGGTGTTATTGCCTCGTTTTCTTCCGACGTCACCGGCAGATAGGTTAGAGGTCGGCTGTTCACTATCGATTCGGCCTCCACCATAAAGGTGACCAACGCTTCGTCGTCCAGCTTGCGGCTGTTGTTGTACGCCGTCTCAGCAGCAACTTTGATGGAGCGAACCATCCGCTCCCATGCCCCGCCCATGTGCGGAGTGCCAGGCGGGTTATACACCCACTTGGTAGCAGTTCCCGTGAAAGTGACGGCTAGTTGCTCTACTTGCTCCTTCAACAGTCTAGCGGCACCCAGGAAATTTGTGCCGTTGTCCGAGTAGATTTCGGCCGGCGCTCCTCTGCGGCAAACGAACCGTCGGATACATTTGATGCAGGAGTCCGTGGTCAAGTTATGTGCCACTTCCACGTGCACCGCTCTTATCGTTAGGCACGTGAATACAGCAATCCAGCGTTTCGCGTTGCTCCTTCCGATCTTCACTGTCAGCGGTCCAAAGAAGTCCAGACCCGTGTACGTGAAGGGTTTTACAAAAGAGGCCATCCGAGCCAGCGGTAACGGTGCCATGCGAGGAATCTTCGGCGAACACTTGTAGACTCGACACCATTGACAAATCTTGGCCAAACAGCTTACCGCCGTACGGAGTCGTGGGACGTAGTATCGTTGACGGACTTC contains the following coding sequences:
- the LOC109408682 gene encoding uncharacterized protein LOC109408682; the protein is MYLTRTSYSAPWERFPIDRDELPIRSAHTWVQWSADSAVQPPNAVRAGADHDGSPIYVGRASHYGDMLPAKVIPLRRVAYVTYNGLELSKPHFEVLCGLGFTWVPCENGNLPKGAVLCGKTAYGEELYIGRAHHNGSVTPGKIISSHGCLYIGFDGVEHAHPKYEVLVNSRESQKQSVGGHWVSAQSNGRVPPGALLAGKDSDGASIYLGRVYRFGLHLPAKVIPSKRMCHTGDEGLEFEMTEYEALCNANVSWVPFRGVYPLNAIECGRDRYGEKLYFGRGYYEGSLTPGKILECSKILKIPYLFKEIVLREFDILVDNSLPTTRCIQALDWQPSDKNSSVPRGAVLAGYDKDGSPIFVGRVTYQGNQLPAKVIPRKKLCHTSHKGREIEMTSYEALCNSRVAWVPFSGTIPAKAVVCGRTMWGETIYIGRGHHKGSLTPGKVLEHERVLKIPFGWNELTISDFEILVEL